A window of Metopolophium dirhodum isolate CAU chromosome 6, ASM1992520v1, whole genome shotgun sequence genomic DNA:
AAAATGTTGTGGTATGTATGAAATATGTTGTATACAGctaaccattattattaatcagtGCATAAAttgagttgaatattttaattttgcaatcATAAttctcttaataaaaaaatgttttaataatcatcaaagaattttatttaatctatttaattcattaataattactcTGTAAATCTTAACTTAAAATAGTAGTGATTGATTGATATCTTAAACCtcataatacattgtattaaaattatgaaatatttattttgttgtagccTGCCTTGGTCGTTACCCAAAATGAATCTTTTGAACCTACTATAGCTGCTTTGGTAGCTTTATTAGTGGTATTGACTGTTGGATGTATTggtgtattaataatttgttgctgCTTCAGACATTggtaaatcaattttaaaaattattttataacattaagcacatcattataataattaattttaattatatatatatatatttcatcagGATGTTTTCGGATTTGgacaataattcaataaagaatgatatattgataaaaaaagcTGTGATTGATGATCTCAGTACTACCGAAAATCCTCTTTGGATTGAACAGTAAGAtagtattgattaaaaataataatttattatattttaaattaaatacaataagtcCATAAATAAAAAAGAGAAATATAAGAATTTGATAAGTAGGCAGGTATCTCAAACTTGAAAGCAATGATaaagtattacaattaaaaagtcatttaatacagttttattttaaaaggacGTTACTATTTATCCATTCAGTGACGTTACGCAGGCATTTATATCTCCATTGCTCTCCCTTACAAGAGCGTAACATAGCCAATTTGCGCTCAGCAGATCACTTTTAGCTTTGTTAGCTTAAAAATggaagtgaattgacctattaagAAATTTGatagtaagaatattatctgtgtttgtatgggtatttttaatttatgctatATACACCCAgtttgctaaaaaattgaactatctaaaaaaaaatcacataaaaccacagataatgttcttgtttggtcgattcactctaatttttaagctaaaggagctaaacgtgatctgctgtgcgtaaatttggtatgttacgcacttgtaagacagagacaacaaactCCTGTGTAGCATTCTATTAAATTGttcatgattttattaaaaattattatttatcagggTGTACTAAGTAACATTTAACCTGTACATTTGGTGTTcgattaatattttagaggtgGTAAACGCAAttctttgatatatttttacccCAAAAAGTGTtacagaaaaagaaatatatgaCTGTGAAACCTCAGCTCAGTATCTAAATTTAATGCATAACTACTGTTattaactagtttatttattaatattatttcagaaaattaaaGTTATATGAAGAACAAGAATTAACTATGCAAGTTTTTTGTGATCTAGAAAATAAAGAAATGCCGATAAGCCAAGATAATATTGTGGTATattagacttttttttatattcaacattGATTGatgttattaattactataaatattattgtagggaGATAATACTTATGCAACAATACGGCGTCCTTCTCGCCGTGGCTCTATAAATACTTTATTGACGATGACGCCAGGCGAATATGCTACTTTGGGAGGATCCGTCTTACCGTTGCCTCCTGATGGGGGAACTTCTCATAGTCAAcaagtaatatattcatatattaatattcagttCTTACAACATTGAATCTGGACTAATTTAAATAGATTGGTTCAGTGTTTTTATCATTCCCTCTAGAGTTTAGGACGTATTCTGATAAGCATTTGTTTATTATGCGTTTGACAGTTATCTTATATCACACTTTTTAATACACAAATAGTTTGGTCTAAAGTGTCCTCAACTCACAGATTTAAACTCAACTTTATAACATCATAAATTACGTAACATTAGTgttatttaatctataataatatacagtgacAATAAATGAGCCTTCGACCAATGGTCCTGGTAGATCATGTCCCGATGTTCCTTTCAGATTGGTACATGTGTCCCTGTACATTATTATCAATGGGctatttcaaaaatgtctaaACAGGGATAGTATAGTGGTGTATTTGATTTGGACCCATTCTCTCCCCCCCTACCATGGATTTTGTGCTATGTTTTTTCTTCATGCTATTATcattaacaatacaattatcaagttaacattaaataaaataaaaaaattcatgaaaCCTCGCCAGTCGTCCACGAGGCCAGTCTTTGAGCCccaagttatattttaatcactCCCGGTCAAACTTCTAGTAGAACACTTGTTCATTATTAACGGCTAACAGGCAAACTGTTAgcaaattgatttaattttaattttaattataattacctattatgacTGTTTTTAAAACTCTTTATTaaccctttttatttttattaggatcaaatattttatttttaccttgaTAACctaatcatttatttaaaatgtaataatatttgtagttaTTTGAAGCTTCACTCGGGTTTCAAGGATCTACATTCCAAGTCCCAGATTCTGCTCTGGATACTAGTAATCTGCTGATAAACAACTCTGATATATGACATAACATTAatatctataaatgtataaaatattttaacatatttacatgTATATAACAATGTTGAAgaaatttctttaatattttagttactagtatcatagattaaatatataatctatgctaatattaaatatatttaatctatgctaaatttatttattttatgtaataatacataatgaacatttaaacatttacaagGTACATAGCCGCTGAAAAAAGACAAatcaaatgtatgtattaatttatttatataattttactaagtCAATTATAATTGCGCATATTCAGATCTGTTAGTTGGGCCAATCATTATGCAGTTTAAAATGGATTAttctgttttttataattagattgcatttaaatgtaatttaaaactatttgaagtaatattagtttaaaatgctaaaaaatgtgatcattcaattattatttatgttaaatgagtaataggtaattgtatgcattgttttttgtttatcaattgtgatatttcagtattaaaaaaaaacgaattatttttaatatataataataactagatttaactataatatatatatatatatatatatataatgttatataaattaattatattctatgctgtgaaactatttatttgtaactaattaattattatccattattataacttatttttgtatttttatagttttgtactgtatttaaaatgaaactagCAGATaaagtttcatatttttaacattttttttcattaatttggaactaccaatttttttaaaaatatttttatatacattttactatgtGATTACaatgttttgataatttttattaaatgcatttttttaaaaaaaaaaaagtttcttttattttaaatattaattcatctaAACTGTTGTATGGTGAAtgttaattataggtacttttaaagaATATGTTATGAAGTTGCAATGCACGGTTGTTGTAAAAATTCATCATAACCGGATTCTTATGCAATCACATATTTTTGGGATTTTCGTCAGTAATCTTTACAAATTCTATAAGTTTAAGACTAATGGAGATTTTTTGCATATAACTTCATATTTAATAGTTTctgcatattttgacaaaactcattaaaattatgtattgcatattgaccaaaaattaaaaaaaaaaatgtataaaagaacATCTTGCCaaggaaaatataattatatattttgtagccACTAAATGACTatctattttcatatttttacaacatttgatattcactcaatttctcaagaaacaattttcttatttcattgtgtaccataaaattttgattatatttgactctttttgagctgtttatggacattgacagttttcaatttttttagttttttttttctataaatatcaataaaattttatttgttgggtaaaaaatttaatataaggctcttgatatatcgttctaatagtagttgaaaaatattaaaaatacataggcgcaatttttttttataagcatttaaagttcaaattttgacaaaatttatcaaatttataattttataattattttgtagttaaaaatgtataaaatgttcaacttttatagctaagaattaaaaatttaaaacaagggtccacgtaaataggtaaatataaaaattatattattcacagtaatatcatcaaataaacttaataatatcataagctgactgaccatttttgctcagaatcgtttttcttatacatagatattatatcattttactcaaatttaacaccatctattacagtgacccacttgtaacttactgttcagcagagcgaTATCTACTTACCaaccttttaaaatttaaaatttgataaattttgttatagttcgaactttgaatgcttataaaaagaatTGTGCctaaaggtattttaaaaactttttaattgctatagtaaaaatatagcAGGAGTCtagcttgtattaaattttttcgctttttgacccaacaaatgaaattttattgagtttaagcaaaaaaaaaattttaaagtgtcAGTAAACAGATCAAAACATTTTGCGTATTTTATGAAGTATGGGAATTGATAAGATGTTATATGGtataaatttcaacaaaataagaaaactgcTACATGCTATCATGAGAAATCAAGAGAATATCCAatgcttagatcatatacaatggatggagtCATAGCATACTACGGGCATAAAAAGAGTTGATGCCAACATTACTATAGGACCTGTGACATCTGCGCATGCGCAACtgcttatcataatatttcaatctgttcatattattataatgccgaCACTCTGCGCCAAGCATTAATGATAAGAGACTACGCGCATGCGCATATCATCGAGGTCCTACAGTGATGTTGGCTTCACAAATAGTTCGTATGGCtctatccattgtatatgatctaagatccaatgatgtaaaaatttaattggacATTccggtagatattttttttgttgataaaagtAGATATACTTATGAGgaaacttgtattaaattttctaatgttagaataaaaataaaattttttatgaacatccaactcaaaataatttttgtgatttttatgtattttttaactgtcattgtaaccatatattaaatgttctagctttaaaatgttattcaaatttatagaaaaaaaaacttaaataaaccaCTTAAAACAAttctattttgaaaattttatcgtgtatataaaatgctattataaacagtCAGTTTATAGCACAAATTAAGGTAACGGTCCAATATGCGACCTACACACTGATTTATGGTTCAATACATGtaatacttacaaataattttaatataccaatCAACGATGGTGTTTTTGCTTCTTCCAGTCCAATTTACAGCTTGATTTATTGGAACTAATTAACCCAGAACCAAACTATTTCCATTATTTCACATAATGATAGCTGACTATTACAACGGCCGTTAAGATCCGTGTAGGTAAAAAAGTCATTATCTAACCTACGAATCGATTGGTAAGTTTGGCAACCCCGTTTTGTACATCGTAATGTTACAACTTTTTTCATAGTGCCATCAGAATTTCGTTTTTTACTACTTCTTAAATATTCCACAAGTTGGCCATTACATACAACACCGTCTTTCACCTTTATACATGTCATCGGATTATCGGCCAGTAATAACCCTTGgtcttttaaatattgaacacaTACCACTTCATCTTTAATAATGTTCCTATATAGGTGACCAATAGTAGATGTCATGTTGAGTTAGAACATAAAAATTCACACGCACaaaataaaactcaaataaaaaatcacaaaacgAGCGCACGACACATACGAATGAAATCGGAACTGTACTGACTGAGGAGAGTAAAGTATTATAAGTGATTGTAAGTAGATACCTATCggagaacaaaaataaaatgaaatagaaTAAAATGCCCATAATGACAATTATCGCGATAAAGAAACCTGTAGATCAACTCAATCTTATCGGTAGGTCGCATATTGGACCGTTACCCaaacattttgttgaaaaccaattttgcttaaaaattcccatttgtccttaatttgtattgtttttcccgatgcttttaaatttttacctaccAAATGaacaaactagattcactttcccatcgatcgagatactgttgaagaatatcaaagcagttttactgtcccaaaTACAGTAgacagaaacaaaaaataaaattaaaaaaaaacacattatccACACATTGCTCCtctcacaatttaaaaaacacgaTTACACCTTTCTATGTTAGATTATGTcattttgaatacaaattaatgttattagtgGCGACGACAGGGGGTACCCTGAGCACTCATAAGCCCCCCCTGAAGTTGACATTAATATAACCAAGTAAAATATAGCAAGAATAATATACTCATAGATGTATTCTATACTTGAGATATATATTCGTTTCATACAATTGCTTGgtgtttaatacaattaaaaacaaaattaagaatTCATCGAAAATGCAGATTTCTTAgcagtcaacatttttattacatatcaaacaaagatattataaagctttgaaattattttgtgtgGGTAGCTTGTGCCTTTCTCATTTGCAATAAAATGTTGCTGAGTTCTTCACGCTTCCTCTTGGCGCGAATGTGTGTTcccaactaaaaataaaaatataagtgtattaggtatattcagtaaattaaaaataattaaataagtaggtaaatagATGAAATATAAGCTTACTCGTCGTTTCAAGAATTTCAATGCACGCTTGTCTTTGGATACCTTCAACAATTCCATGGCTCTCTTTTCAAATGGTGCATGACCCATAACTTCCCTTACAACATCTCTGATGAATTTGTTGTGCTTAGTCAAACGCTATGCAAAGAAAAACAGATTTAAATATACAGCTTAAactatcaataaatttaatataagactagatcataattgaaataaaattatattctactTTGGATGATATAGGAAGTTAAAAATGTGCAACATGGCATTTACCTATTTTTtatgtcaatatttaataaaataattaaattaatttgtcttagtgaaaagataaaaatgaattttatttaagaCTTGTAGCTACTTATTATGCTTTGTAGTTTGAGATGTTAGcagaaacaaattaatttagtataatggTAAGATGAATTCTGTATTGACTAATGGATGAATGGATTCTAcagatatttttcaaacatcaatcattcatattttgataacataaatattacgaAGTCAGAGTATTGTCTTCAATAAAATAAGTagtgtaataatcaaaaaattgccAAATTAATTTACACTTTTATCAGTGCACTACTTATCTAATTATTCTGTAAGCCATTGGATTTCAACATAACAAATGCAATGAAgtatgaaactaaaaataaagataataacaaaactatttgctaaaggttttttttttagtttatatagaatCTAGaccaatattaggtacattaaatataatatgtttagtaaaAATTGATCTTAAACAGGATgcattgttatacatttttaatttgtagagTACAATTAggaagtattaaatttaatcagaTTACAATTGATTTTACGCAAACCAATATCTGAATTTAAGACATTATGTAGTTTAGCCAAATGTATCATAGTACATCATAGACACTAATTACActtcttgataaaaaaaatgaatcgtTGTTTATCATTAGTTTCCGCTCCAGTTTCATTTGTCAATTACAAATGTGAATTAATCATCAATTATGTGAATCCGTGGATATACTTATTAAACTAAGTAGTCAAGATGGTAAAAAGAAAATACTAACTTATTTTAGTATACAGTACAATTTATACTATGTTACTTACGCCTTTAGTGCGGGATTGTCTGAGCTTTTCGCTTTTGGCTGACAGTTCTTTACCACTGACTCTACCGACCCTCTCGATTTTTGTGGTCTTGTGACCACGTTTCATACCAACCGCAAGCTCATAACGAGGAGCCATTGTTCAGAATCTGtaataaaagttcaaaatattgaTCAACAAACACAAACGACAACAATACTAAAAACTGTAAGTGACAGCAACGTAAAATTGTCCGTCTATGAAAAACGTAAATATGtacagaaaaatataatgaaacggTGAATAGAGATTAcgatttgatatttaaattaattattagtctTACCTTAAGTCGGATGTATACGGATAAAGTCTGCGAACGATGTTAATacaaaaagtaatataaatattggacACCAGACGGATCACAGACCCTTAATAattaatcacaacaaaatacgATTTTTCAGGTTATACCATTGGCCTGTGGTGAATACCGCTGGTGTGGTCGTCAGCTTACCAGAATTGATAACAACTGATAAACATTAGGTTATCAGCCGGAGTGCGGAGGAAATCcaatatcacagaatagattCCTTTCACTatgattacattatttattatattattataatttatatattatatttaaataataatctattctgtggtttCATCACAGATTcagttttaaaagttaaaaatgacGGCGACACTTCCATTACCGTCCAATGTCCGATGCCTAACCCGTTGACAATCGTTAAgtgttaaatgatttttttatttactcataATCCAAATGAATTGTTTCTGTCATTTTTACcgtcaaatttgaaaaataattttatattttctactgcGTCTCTAGGTTATTGTTGGTAGTTAAACTCAAATCAAATACTTAAATGtgatttatgagcattttaaaattgtattatctatcttggtaatcggaaaaaaaatcccccgACGAACAACCCCGGAATAAAAACTagaatattactcacaaccacagtccacatgcaacatgaacaaatattttttaaacgttaattagtatctataattaaaatttaccatattattaatatataattacaaaaacgtatattatattataatataataatatattatgtgtaataatgtaatatgccTCGTgcctacatttaataaattattgtttgataattattattgttattacctatattttgtatactatgtttttaacttaattatttgacgtatcgatcattcgaaatatttttgtatgctaTATTTGTGaggttgttaaattaattaagttgaattacacataatttttaaaacaaaatattattttaatgtataatttttttaataatataatataatatttgtatttgtaattgaatattaataatgtggtaaatgataattatagatgctaattaacgtttaaaaaaaggtggataagtggatgtcgctctgctgtacagtgggttacaagtgggtcactgtgttaaaaaatgtgttaaatgtgaattcaatgatataatatcattgtataagaaaaacgattctgagtgaaaacggtcagtcagcctatgatattaccaagtatatttgatgatattattgtgaataaagtaatttatatattattataacctatttacgtggagccttgttttaaattttcaatccttagccataaaagttaaacattttatacatttttaactagaaaataattaataaattataaatttgataaatgttgtcatttaaatgcatttaaatgcttataaaaaaaaaattgtgcctatgtatttttaatatttttcaactgctattaaattttatattattacgattttgcgtaaaaattcccgtttttccttaatttttcttttgtttttcacatcgcttttgtaaactactgggaaatttttacttttgaccccccaaagtaccaactagattcactttcctatcagaaaagttactattgaagaaaatccaagcacttttactgtcctaaaaggtgatgacagacacaaaaaaaaaaaacacacatcattgtaaaatcaatacattcatcgcttcgctcagaatctaaaatatttgttcatgttgcatgtggttgtgagtaatattgtagtctggggattttttttccgggattcatctatcttatatagttatatatagaaAGTTGATaacttttgcatttttttccCTTTAATCCTATAAAATGCAAAAACTTTGTTTCATGCTCCATAGATTCTTATACTTTTAGGTCCttttttctagtttttataCGATGTGGGGTATTTtctagaataataaatttaaaaaaaaaatttgttcaaaaatatatttttattattggtataagTTTGAACTGAGTGTTTGACAAACAATGAAAactgacattttttatttatattttacattttaattcatttttaataactatatatttttttactgtaaattaaacttaaaatttaaatgtttactaaatgttgtttacgaacattttttattttagtttaggtaatttctatatttttttgggcatttaagcatattttttggtcatttttgatacgtttttaagttattaacatCCTATCTGTAGTCAcctatataactttataatcacggtatagtgtatagtatatgataagtaataagttataactcactttaaaataaaaataaaatatcaataaaagacaTAAAGGggattatattatgtcttatgaGATAAATAGACCATGATATTCATGCCTTTAAATTTGATCGATAACTATAACggtatagatacctacattagattctgagcgaagcgatgaatgtattgattttacatgatgtgtgttttttttttattttatttttttttattttttttatttttttatttttgtgtctgtcattaccttttaggacactaaaagtgcttggatttccttcaacagtaacttttctggtaggaaagtgaatctagttggtactttggggggtcaaaaggaaaaatttctcagtagttttcaaaaacgatgtgaaaaacaaaagaaaaattaaggaaaaacgggaatttttacgcaaaatctgttttcgagaaaatcgattttggtttttggtgtaactctaaaacaaatgactgtagggacatgaaattttgactgaatgtttatattagcattttctatacgccataaaaaatccttagtcacagtttttatttataagcatttaaagttcaaattttgacaaaatacggaaaaatcacgaaaattagcaaattattttgagttgagaattcataaaatttttttttttaaatctaagatttataaatatcaataaaaattttttgttgggtaaaaaagcgtgaaaatttaatataaggctcctgatatatcgttctaatagcagttgaaaaatattaaaaatacataggcacaattttttttttataagcatttaaagtttaaattttgacaacatttatcgaatttataatttattaattattttgtagttaaaaatgtataaaatgtttaacttttatggctaaggattgaaaatttaaaacaaggctccgcgtaaataggttatatataaattactttattcacaataatatcatcaaatatacttggtaatatcataggctgactgaccgttttcgctcagaatcgtttttcttatacaatgatattatatcattgaattcaaatttaacaccatccattacagtgacccacttgtaacctactgtacagcagtgcgacatccacttatccaccttttatattatctattctgTGCCAAGACGAGTCGTAGAGGCTGCGTTACACAGACATTTTGTGTTATCTC
This region includes:
- the LOC132946669 gene encoding large ribosomal subunit protein eL36, with translation MAPRYELAVGMKRGHKTTKIERVGRVSGKELSAKSEKLRQSRTKGRLTKHNKFIRDVVREVMGHAPFEKRAMELLKVSKDKRALKFLKRRLGTHIRAKRKREELSNILLQMRKAQATHTK